A genome region from Pseudoalteromonas tetraodonis includes the following:
- the truA gene encoding tRNA pseudouridine(38-40) synthase TruA: MRVALGVEYNGARYSGWQRQSHVNSVQQEVEKALSRICNHPVEIVCAGRTDAGVHGTGQVVHFDTHAEREMVAFTLGMNTLLPKDIAIRFAQPVVEDFHARFSATARRYRYVIYNYAFRGAVLNEGVTHFHHPLDEVKMQQACQYLLGEHDFTSFRALHCQANTATRTIHHLSVQRQGAYVIIDIKANAFLHHMVRNITGCLMDIGLHKHEPIWLKELLDVKERAKASATAKAAGLYLVDVDYPDHFNIPRTPLGPLFLADSDI; encoded by the coding sequence ATGCGAGTAGCACTTGGAGTAGAATACAATGGCGCACGTTACAGTGGTTGGCAGCGTCAATCACACGTAAATAGTGTACAACAAGAAGTAGAAAAAGCGTTGTCGCGCATTTGTAATCATCCAGTTGAAATTGTATGTGCAGGGCGTACCGATGCCGGTGTACATGGCACTGGACAAGTAGTGCATTTTGATACACATGCTGAGCGTGAAATGGTGGCCTTTACATTAGGTATGAACACCTTATTACCCAAAGATATTGCTATTCGTTTTGCACAACCTGTGGTGGAAGACTTTCATGCCCGCTTTAGTGCAACTGCTCGTCGTTATCGTTATGTTATTTACAATTATGCGTTTCGTGGTGCGGTATTAAATGAAGGTGTTACACATTTTCATCACCCACTAGATGAAGTGAAAATGCAGCAGGCGTGTCAATATTTACTAGGTGAGCATGACTTTACCTCGTTTAGAGCGCTGCACTGCCAAGCTAATACGGCAACGCGAACGATTCATCATTTATCGGTACAGCGCCAAGGTGCTTATGTCATTATTGATATTAAAGCCAATGCGTTTTTACACCATATGGTACGTAATATTACGGGTTGTTTAATGGATATTGGCTTACATAAACATGAACCAATTTGGTTAAAAGAGCTGCTAGATGTTAAAGAGCGAGCTAAAGCGAGCGCTACAGCAAAAGCAGCAGGTTTATATTTAGTGGATGTTGATTATCCAGATCATTTTAATATCCCTAGAACGCCGCTAGGACCATTGTTTTTAGCCGACAGTGATATTTGA